A genomic segment from Geitlerinema sp. PCC 7407 encodes:
- a CDS encoding glycosyltransferase family 2 protein, whose product MHKIPVSVLIPAKNEEANLPACLSSVERADEVFVVDSQSSDRSVEIAESYGAQVVQFHFNGRWPKKKNWSLDNLPFRNEWVLIVDCDERITPELWDEIAEAIAHPEHSGFYLNRRVFFLGKWIRHGGKYPDWNLRLFRHRLGRYENLNTEEIRNTGDNEVHEHVILDGPVGYLKEDMLHIDFRDIFHWLERHNRYSNWEARVYYNLLHGMGEQGTIGANLFGDSVQRKRFLKKIWVRLPFKPLLRFVLFYILRLGFLDGRAGYMYGRLLSQYEYQIGVKLYELQKFGGQLNVTPTASPQPPAPPQTVTHAE is encoded by the coding sequence ATGCATAAAATCCCCGTCTCCGTCCTGATTCCAGCCAAGAACGAGGAAGCCAACCTGCCCGCTTGTCTTAGCAGCGTCGAGCGAGCGGATGAGGTGTTTGTGGTGGACTCCCAAAGCAGCGATCGCTCCGTAGAAATCGCTGAGAGCTACGGCGCTCAGGTGGTGCAGTTTCACTTCAACGGTCGCTGGCCCAAAAAGAAAAACTGGTCTCTAGACAATCTGCCCTTCCGCAATGAGTGGGTGCTGATCGTCGACTGCGACGAGCGCATCACTCCCGAGCTGTGGGACGAAATTGCGGAGGCGATCGCCCATCCCGAGCACAGCGGCTTCTATCTCAACCGGCGCGTCTTCTTCCTAGGCAAGTGGATTCGCCACGGCGGCAAGTATCCCGACTGGAACCTGCGCCTGTTTCGCCATCGCCTCGGGCGCTACGAAAATCTCAACACCGAAGAGATTCGCAACACCGGCGACAACGAGGTCCACGAGCACGTCATTCTCGACGGGCCCGTGGGCTATCTCAAAGAAGACATGCTCCACATTGATTTTCGCGACATTTTCCACTGGCTGGAGCGGCACAACCGCTACTCCAACTGGGAAGCCCGCGTCTATTACAACCTGCTCCACGGCATGGGCGAGCAGGGAACCATTGGGGCCAACTTGTTTGGGGACTCGGTACAGCGCAAGCGATTTCTCAAGAAGATTTGGGTCCGCCTTCCCTTCAAGCCGCTGCTGCGCTTTGTGCTTTTTTACATCTTGCGCCTCGGCTTCTTGGATGGGCGAGCGGGCTATATGTACGGCCGCTTGCTGAGCCAGTACGAATACCAGATCGGGGTCAAGCTCTACGAGCTCCAAAAGTTTGGTGGGCAGCTCAATGTGACGCCGACCGCTTCCCCACAGCCCCCTGCTCCGCCCCAGACCGTGACTCACGCTGAGTAG
- a CDS encoding NAD(P)/FAD-dependent oxidoreductase: MQEFDVVIVGAGPAGGHCARLLAQSGQRVLLVEQAQSFDVNSFSSAGAPLDILKSFNLPERLVGQFWRNITIVTTNLNEAWRSPAPLGVVLDFARLREFLAQEAQRQGATLWLGHHYLSRENTADGKAIAHFQQRGTGDRVSVCARVIVDATGPARAVIYAKRSEQPPLLSATGIEYLIEVSPEIYDRYRDDLTFFLGHRWMPRGYSWIFPMAPNQLKVGAAYIKDRHALVQQTQSLRHYIDLVLREYMHLDDYRLIESHGSTIRYSRGLEDRYYDGSTCLAIGDAVSTINLLGGEGIRHAMEGAAIAHPYILQALQNPHSPREALWQSYQQAMLRRFKDRWLISERLGLKKYLADSNETIDSTIRRVRHLSAQELVDILFYYKFERLTKGFNPYLLNRLYSLFKRIRALLPR, translated from the coding sequence ATGCAAGAGTTTGATGTGGTGATTGTGGGAGCAGGGCCTGCCGGAGGGCACTGTGCTCGGCTGCTGGCGCAGTCTGGGCAGCGCGTTCTCCTCGTAGAGCAGGCCCAGAGCTTCGATGTCAACAGCTTTTCGAGCGCGGGCGCGCCCCTGGACATCCTGAAAAGCTTCAATCTGCCGGAGCGGCTCGTGGGGCAGTTTTGGCGCAACATCACCATTGTCACTACGAACCTCAACGAAGCCTGGCGATCGCCCGCTCCTCTGGGAGTCGTCTTGGACTTCGCGCGGCTGCGGGAATTTTTGGCCCAGGAGGCCCAGCGCCAGGGCGCTACGCTGTGGCTCGGCCACCACTACCTGAGCCGCGAAAACACCGCTGACGGCAAGGCGATCGCCCACTTTCAGCAGCGCGGGACGGGCGATCGCGTCAGCGTGTGCGCCCGCGTGATTGTCGACGCCACCGGCCCCGCCCGCGCCGTCATCTACGCCAAGCGCTCCGAGCAGCCGCCCCTCCTGAGCGCCACCGGCATCGAATACCTGATCGAAGTCAGCCCCGAAATTTACGATCGCTACCGCGACGATCTCACCTTCTTTTTGGGGCATCGCTGGATGCCCCGCGGCTACTCCTGGATCTTTCCCATGGCCCCCAACCAGCTCAAGGTGGGAGCCGCCTACATCAAAGACCGTCACGCCCTCGTCCAGCAAACCCAGTCTCTGCGCCACTACATCGACTTGGTTTTGCGCGAGTACATGCACCTCGACGACTATCGGCTGATCGAGAGTCACGGCTCCACCATCCGCTACAGCCGCGGCCTCGAGGACCGCTACTACGACGGCTCCACTTGCCTGGCGATCGGTGATGCCGTCTCCACCATCAATCTGCTGGGGGGCGAAGGCATCCGGCACGCCATGGAGGGAGCCGCGATCGCCCATCCCTATATCCTGCAAGCGCTCCAAAATCCCCACTCTCCCCGCGAAGCCCTCTGGCAGTCCTACCAGCAGGCCATGCTGCGGCGTTTCAAAGATCGCTGGCTGATTTCGGAGCGGCTCGGCCTCAAGAAATACCTGGCTGACAGCAACGAGACGATCGACAGCACGATCCGCCGCGTCCGCCACCTTTCTGCCCAAGAATTGGTGGATATCCTGTTCTACTATAAGTTTGAGCGATTGACGAAGGGATTTAATCCGTATCTTCTAAACCGGCTTTACTCGCTTTTCAAGCGAATTCGCGCCCTTTTACCCCGCTAA
- the hpsU gene encoding hormogonium polysaccharide biosynthesis acetyltransferase HpsU: MDAETSPSPMPKGDRPALDLEPWVDLRRYDQSWFQRGRPGWLILLWWLVQAVVFPLTPQPLSQLRVGLLRLFGARIGQGVLIRPTARFTYPWKVTIGDYSWIGDDVVFYSLDEIQVGQQCVISQNSYLCTGSHEPGDRAFGLKTNPIRIGNGVWVAADCFVGPGVWIGANALVGARSSVFGDLPAGYVCLGSPCEPRYPRSRSAGSDA, translated from the coding sequence ATGGACGCCGAGACTTCTCCTTCCCCGATGCCCAAAGGCGATCGCCCAGCGCTGGATCTTGAGCCCTGGGTCGACTTGCGGCGCTACGACCAGTCCTGGTTTCAGCGGGGACGCCCTGGGTGGCTGATCTTGCTGTGGTGGCTGGTGCAGGCGGTGGTGTTTCCCCTGACGCCCCAACCCCTAAGCCAGCTGCGGGTGGGGTTGCTGCGGCTGTTCGGCGCTCGGATTGGCCAGGGCGTCTTGATTCGGCCGACGGCCCGCTTCACCTATCCCTGGAAGGTCACCATCGGCGACTACAGCTGGATTGGGGACGATGTGGTGTTCTACAGCCTGGACGAAATTCAGGTGGGGCAGCAGTGCGTGATTTCCCAAAACAGCTATCTGTGCACCGGCAGCCACGAGCCGGGCGATCGCGCCTTTGGTCTCAAAACAAACCCCATTCGCATTGGGAATGGGGTTTGGGTGGCGGCAGATTGCTTTGTGGGTCCGGGGGTCTGGATCGGGGCCAATGCGCTGGTGGGGGCTCGCAGCAGCGTTTTTGGCGATCTGCCGGCGGGGTATGTGTGTCTGGGCTCTCCCTGTGAGCCGCGCTATCCGCGATCGCGGTCCGCAGGCTCCGACGCCTAG
- the dxs gene encoding 1-deoxy-D-xylulose-5-phosphate synthase, whose translation MHLSEITHPNQLHGLSVYQLQQVARQIREKHLETVAKSGGHLGPGLGVVELTLALYQTLDLDRDKVIWDVGHQAYPHKLITGRYNNFHTLRQKDGIAGYLKRGESKFDHFGAGHASTSISAALGMAIARDLKGEKFKVVAVIGDGALTGGMALEAINHAGHLPRTNLMVVLNDNDMSISPNVGALSRYLNKMRLSPPMQFLSDNLEEQFKHLPFVGDSLSPELNRVKEGMKRLAVSKVGAVFEELGFTYIGPVDGHNLEELITTFQQAHSQVGPVLVHVSTTKGKGYAIAEQDQVGYHAQSPFNLATGKAIPASKPKPPSYSKVFAHTLVKLAEDNPKIVGITAAMATGTGLDKLQAKLPKQYMDVGIAEQHAVTLAGGLACEGMRPVVAIYSTFLQRAFDQVVHDVCIQNLPVFFCLDRAGIVGADGPTHQGMYDISYLRCIPNMVLMAPKDEAELQQMLVTGVNYTDGPIALRYPRGNGYGVPLMEEGWEALPIGKAEVLRQGDDLLLLGYGSMVYPAMQTAEILSEHGVEATVVNARFAKPIDDELILPLAQKIGRVVTMEEGSIMGGFGSGVAEALLDAGVVVPVMRLGVPDTLVEHAKPEESKVELGLTPSQMAERILASMPTKVSTMSRQG comes from the coding sequence ATGCACCTGAGTGAAATCACCCATCCGAACCAGTTGCACGGTCTGTCGGTATACCAACTTCAGCAAGTTGCTCGCCAGATTCGCGAGAAGCATCTGGAAACTGTCGCCAAGAGCGGCGGTCACTTGGGTCCAGGCCTGGGAGTGGTGGAACTGACGCTGGCGCTCTACCAAACTCTGGACCTCGATCGCGACAAGGTGATCTGGGACGTGGGTCACCAAGCCTACCCCCACAAGCTGATCACCGGCCGCTACAACAACTTTCACACCCTGCGCCAAAAAGACGGCATCGCGGGCTATCTCAAGCGCGGCGAAAGCAAGTTTGACCATTTTGGGGCGGGCCACGCTTCTACTAGTATCTCGGCGGCTCTGGGAATGGCGATCGCCCGCGATCTCAAGGGCGAAAAATTCAAAGTCGTCGCGGTCATCGGCGACGGTGCTCTCACAGGCGGCATGGCCCTCGAAGCCATCAACCACGCCGGTCACCTGCCCAGGACCAACCTGATGGTGGTGCTCAACGACAACGACATGTCGATTTCTCCCAACGTGGGCGCCCTCTCGCGCTATCTGAACAAGATGCGCCTGAGCCCGCCCATGCAGTTCCTCAGCGACAATCTCGAAGAGCAGTTTAAGCACCTGCCTTTTGTGGGAGATTCGCTGTCGCCCGAGCTCAACCGGGTCAAAGAAGGCATGAAGCGCCTCGCGGTCTCCAAAGTGGGAGCCGTCTTTGAGGAGCTCGGCTTTACCTACATTGGTCCCGTTGACGGGCACAATCTGGAAGAGCTGATCACCACCTTCCAGCAGGCCCACAGCCAGGTTGGGCCGGTGCTTGTCCACGTGTCCACCACCAAGGGCAAGGGATACGCGATCGCCGAGCAGGACCAAGTTGGCTACCACGCCCAGTCCCCCTTCAACCTGGCGACGGGTAAGGCCATTCCTGCCAGCAAGCCCAAGCCCCCCAGCTACTCCAAAGTCTTTGCGCACACCCTGGTGAAGCTGGCCGAGGACAACCCCAAAATCGTCGGTATCACTGCCGCCATGGCGACCGGCACCGGCCTCGACAAGCTGCAAGCCAAGCTGCCCAAGCAGTACATGGACGTGGGCATTGCTGAGCAGCACGCGGTCACCCTGGCGGGCGGCCTCGCCTGCGAAGGGATGCGTCCCGTGGTGGCCATCTACTCCACCTTCTTGCAGCGGGCCTTTGACCAGGTGGTACACGATGTCTGCATCCAAAATCTGCCGGTTTTCTTCTGCCTCGATCGCGCAGGCATCGTCGGCGCTGACGGCCCCACCCACCAAGGGATGTACGACATCTCCTATCTGCGCTGCATCCCTAATATGGTGCTGATGGCGCCCAAGGACGAGGCCGAGCTCCAGCAAATGCTGGTAACGGGGGTCAACTACACGGATGGCCCGATCGCCCTGCGCTATCCCCGGGGCAACGGCTACGGCGTGCCGCTGATGGAGGAAGGCTGGGAAGCGCTGCCCATCGGCAAGGCTGAGGTGCTGCGCCAGGGCGACGATCTGCTGCTGCTGGGCTACGGCTCGATGGTCTATCCTGCCATGCAGACAGCCGAGATCCTCAGCGAGCACGGTGTCGAGGCAACGGTGGTGAATGCTCGCTTTGCCAAGCCCATCGATGACGAGCTGATCCTGCCCCTGGCCCAGAAGATTGGCCGGGTGGTGACGATGGAGGAAGGCAGCATCATGGGCGGCTTTGGGTCAGGCGTGGCCGAGGCGCTGCTGGATGCGGGCGTTGTGGTGCCGGTGATGCGCCTAGGCGTGCCAGACACGCTGGTGGAGCACGCCAAGCCTGAGGAATCCAAGGTCGAGCTGGGCCTGACGCCCTCGCAGATGGCTGAGCGCATTTTGGCATCGATGCCGACGAAGGTTTCTACCATGAGCCGCCAAGGCTAG
- the mtnA gene encoding S-methyl-5-thioribose-1-phosphate isomerase — protein MTPSTNQVCPVLWYQDHVRLIDQTRLPAEYTFVEIRRYEDMAHAIKTMIVRGAPAIGVAAAYGVYLGSQEIHIDDRDAFLERLEAVAQQLRETRPTAVNLFWAIERMLRVARQTVGPVSQIKAALLETAQQIHAEDLQTCQAIGDHGLSVLPSTPDKLRLLTHCNAGALATAGYGTALGVVRSAWREGRLERVYADETRPRLQGAKLTTWECVQEGIPVTLITDNMAAHCMKQGLIDVVVVGADRITANGDAANKIGTYSLALVAKAHNIPFFVAAPLSTVDFSLSDGSQIPIEERDPTEIAQVGETVICPAGVEFYNPAFDVTPASLITGIITEHGVVAPEKLVQLQAQQVV, from the coding sequence ATGACGCCGTCTACGAACCAAGTTTGTCCGGTTCTCTGGTATCAGGATCACGTTCGCCTGATCGACCAAACCCGACTCCCCGCCGAGTACACCTTCGTCGAAATCCGGCGCTATGAAGACATGGCCCACGCCATCAAAACCATGATCGTGCGCGGTGCTCCGGCGATCGGCGTTGCGGCGGCCTATGGCGTCTATCTCGGCTCCCAAGAAATCCACATCGACGATCGCGACGCCTTTTTGGAGCGGCTCGAAGCCGTGGCCCAGCAGCTCCGAGAGACCCGGCCCACCGCTGTGAACCTCTTTTGGGCGATCGAGCGAATGCTGCGCGTCGCTCGCCAAACCGTCGGCCCCGTCAGCCAGATCAAAGCTGCCCTGCTAGAAACCGCTCAGCAGATTCACGCTGAGGATTTGCAGACCTGTCAGGCCATCGGCGACCACGGCTTGAGCGTCTTGCCGAGCACTCCCGACAAGCTGCGCCTGCTCACCCACTGCAACGCTGGCGCCCTGGCCACCGCAGGCTACGGGACCGCCTTGGGGGTGGTGCGATCGGCCTGGCGCGAGGGCCGGCTTGAGCGCGTCTATGCCGACGAGACGCGGCCCCGGCTCCAGGGCGCCAAGCTGACCACCTGGGAGTGCGTCCAGGAAGGCATTCCGGTCACTCTGATCACCGACAACATGGCGGCCCACTGCATGAAGCAGGGCCTGATCGACGTGGTGGTGGTGGGCGCTGACCGGATCACGGCCAACGGCGACGCCGCCAACAAGATCGGCACCTACAGCCTGGCCCTGGTCGCCAAGGCCCACAATATCCCGTTCTTTGTGGCGGCGCCGCTGTCGACGGTGGACTTTAGCCTGAGCGATGGCAGCCAGATTCCCATCGAGGAGCGCGATCCGACGGAGATCGCCCAGGTGGGTGAGACGGTGATCTGCCCGGCGGGCGTGGAGTTTTACAATCCGGCCTTTGACGTGACGCCAGCGTCGCTGATCACGGGCATCATCACTGAGCACGGGGTCGTCGCGCCGGAGAAGCTGGTCCAGCTCCAGGCCCAGCAGGTAGTCTAG
- the speY gene encoding homospermidine biosynthesis protein, translated as MSSLRSRKIAPAPIPTNINITDLIDGYFTAYNSARLREICHLLSREVMQEGVTVALSLSGAMTPAGYGVSVLAPLVRAGFIDWIISTGANLYHDMHYGLGLSLYASNPFVDDVKLRQEGRIRIYDIVFGYDVLLETDAFIREILRAEPFQKRMGTAEFHHLLGKYVREVEKQLGVQHSCLLATAYECGVPIYTSSPGDSSIGMNVAALALEGSQLMIDPSLDVNETAAIAYSARETNIPGVEGRSAAVILGGGSPKNFLLQTQPQLHEVLGLEERGHDYFVQITDARPDTGGLSGATPSEAVSWGKVDPEELPNTIVCYTDSTIALPIIAAYVMNQCEPRPLKRLYDRRGEMLSLLKADYAAARAAAKSAEKSSLSTLPMQPVQKEPAPVVATYPCGTPIRRR; from the coding sequence ATGTCATCACTGCGCAGCCGCAAAATTGCTCCCGCCCCTATTCCCACCAACATCAACATCACGGACCTCATCGACGGCTATTTCACCGCCTACAACTCTGCGCGCCTGCGGGAAATTTGCCATCTCTTGAGCCGGGAGGTCATGCAAGAAGGCGTCACCGTCGCCCTGAGCCTTTCCGGCGCAATGACGCCAGCGGGTTACGGCGTGTCTGTGCTAGCGCCCTTAGTGCGAGCGGGCTTCATTGACTGGATCATTAGCACTGGGGCCAACCTCTACCACGACATGCACTATGGCCTGGGCCTCAGTCTCTACGCCAGCAACCCCTTTGTAGACGATGTCAAACTGCGCCAAGAAGGCCGGATTCGCATCTATGACATTGTCTTTGGCTATGACGTCTTGCTCGAGACCGACGCCTTTATTCGGGAAATTTTGCGCGCCGAGCCCTTCCAAAAGCGTATGGGAACAGCGGAGTTCCATCACCTCTTGGGTAAGTACGTCCGAGAAGTCGAAAAGCAGCTAGGCGTCCAGCACTCTTGCCTCTTGGCAACGGCCTATGAGTGCGGCGTGCCGATCTACACTTCGTCGCCGGGGGACAGCTCCATCGGCATGAACGTGGCGGCCCTAGCCCTGGAAGGATCGCAACTGATGATCGATCCCTCGCTGGACGTGAACGAAACCGCTGCGATCGCCTACAGTGCCCGAGAGACCAATATTCCGGGTGTCGAGGGCAGAAGTGCTGCTGTGATCTTGGGCGGCGGCAGCCCCAAGAACTTCTTGCTCCAAACCCAGCCTCAGCTTCACGAAGTCCTGGGCCTTGAGGAGCGCGGCCACGACTACTTTGTCCAAATCACTGACGCGCGTCCGGATACCGGTGGCCTCTCGGGCGCCACTCCCAGCGAGGCGGTGAGCTGGGGCAAAGTCGACCCAGAGGAACTCCCCAACACCATCGTCTGCTACACCGACAGCACGATCGCGCTGCCGATCATCGCAGCCTACGTGATGAATCAGTGCGAGCCCCGCCCGCTCAAGCGCCTCTACGATCGGCGCGGAGAGATGCTCTCGCTGCTCAAGGCAGATTACGCCGCGGCTCGCGCAGCCGCAAAATCAGCCGAGAAGTCTTCGCTGAGCACCCTGCCCATGCAACCGGTGCAGAAGGAACCTGCGCCAGTCGTGGCAACCTATCCCTGTGGAACGCCCATCCGCCGCAGATAG
- a CDS encoding Rieske 2Fe-2S domain-containing protein, with protein MSDSTFDFLQHWYPVSPLEDLDPECPTPVVVLGKRIVIWKPRFSDHYRAFLDQCPHRLAPLSEGRVDEKTGHLMCSYHGWQFDEQGTCTQIPQAEDSELVAKNRDRYCVTALPMQAVNGLLWVWPDPDSAHLASAQALPLSPYWNAGSEFVWASIVRDLEYDWQTLVENLADPSHVPFAHHGVQGRRERAQPTPIKIVESTQDRIEAKSEGSFTTKITFTPPCHLEYAISLGGDRQVGLVTYCVPVAPGKSRIVAQFSRNFAKRLHQITPRWWDHISVRNSILDGDMILLHYQEKELQQRSQTEDWKTAYKMPTSADRLVIEFRRWIDQYCQGKLPWGELENDQKMPLGDRQHLLDRYHQHTLICSSCRRALKNLHRLQIGLLAYFGVALSAAALVPDRFRFFLSLPLVLTALLGLAIWAVLKYRLEPKFYFVDYVHAKR; from the coding sequence ATGTCAGACTCAACGTTTGATTTTTTGCAGCATTGGTATCCCGTCTCGCCCCTCGAAGATTTAGATCCTGAATGCCCAACGCCGGTTGTGGTCTTGGGCAAAAGAATTGTGATTTGGAAGCCCCGTTTCTCCGATCACTATCGAGCATTTCTCGATCAGTGTCCCCACCGTTTGGCTCCCCTCAGCGAAGGCCGAGTCGATGAAAAAACAGGCCATTTGATGTGTAGCTATCATGGTTGGCAATTTGATGAGCAGGGAACGTGCACGCAGATTCCTCAAGCCGAGGATTCAGAGCTAGTCGCCAAAAATCGCGATCGCTACTGCGTGACAGCGCTGCCCATGCAGGCGGTGAATGGACTGTTGTGGGTGTGGCCCGATCCAGACTCTGCGCATCTGGCATCTGCCCAGGCGCTGCCGCTGTCGCCCTACTGGAATGCGGGCTCTGAGTTTGTCTGGGCGTCCATCGTGCGCGACCTCGAGTACGACTGGCAAACCTTGGTTGAGAACTTGGCTGACCCGTCCCACGTGCCGTTTGCGCATCACGGTGTGCAGGGCAGACGAGAGAGAGCCCAGCCCACGCCGATCAAGATCGTGGAGTCGACGCAAGATCGCATTGAGGCCAAATCCGAGGGCAGTTTTACGACGAAAATTACGTTTACACCGCCGTGTCATCTGGAATACGCCATCAGTTTGGGGGGCGATCGCCAGGTGGGTTTGGTGACCTATTGTGTGCCTGTCGCGCCCGGAAAATCTAGAATTGTCGCCCAGTTTTCGCGCAACTTTGCGAAGCGTCTACACCAGATAACGCCGCGCTGGTGGGACCATATTTCGGTGCGAAATTCGATTCTCGATGGCGATATGATCTTGCTGCATTATCAAGAAAAAGAATTGCAGCAGCGATCGCAAACGGAAGACTGGAAAACGGCTTACAAAATGCCAACCAGTGCCGATCGTCTGGTCATCGAATTTCGCCGCTGGATCGATCAATACTGTCAAGGAAAACTGCCCTGGGGCGAGCTAGAAAACGATCAGAAAATGCCCCTGGGCGATCGCCAGCATTTGCTCGATCGCTATCATCAGCACACCCTGATTTGCAGCAGCTGTCGACGAGCGCTGAAAAATTTACATCGCCTACAAATTGGCCTATTGGCGTACTTTGGCGTGGCCCTCTCGGCCGCAGCTTTGGTGCCCGATCGCTTTCGGTTTTTTCTGAGCCTGCCTCTAGTGCTGACGGCTCTGCTGGGACTGGCAATCTGGGCAGTCCTCAAGTATCGCCTAGAGCCCAAGTTCTATTTCGTGGACTATGTGCACGCTAAGCGATAA
- a CDS encoding proton extrusion protein PcxA: protein MSASKRFKGYLSAARQWFFRTPERALDQAYDAALMIKAIEDEHFDGQPIAPRVKSHGDNVDAYFQAELRKCLSTARVRLAEFRASRLFINLSENAPTSMGRTGAVPPPEGWFAERSRDRPAIILEKLQFIDGVLDRYSSAKIMTVETRAAGKDDPASRSLVPVSTSIQLGADQSVSSYGVAPTQRDSASGQGDRNGGVSSKTSFLPRSILRTINRLRRELNPQAEAEVVQSFRSSKAKTIISFRFVLLIVLVPLLTQQIAKNFFVGPLVDQLRPPEEQVLFLNPQMEAEALEELKSYEESLRFSSLIAGLTKAPKLTDIQIEESLEEKAIEIAESFRTRSSSAIKNVFADLLSIASFVVVVMSSQREIAIVKSFMDDIVYGLSDSAKAFIIILFTDIFVGFHSPHGWEVILEGLSRHLGLPESHEFIFLFIATFPVILDTIFKYWIFRYLNRISPSAVATYRNMNE, encoded by the coding sequence ATGTCTGCTTCTAAAAGATTCAAGGGATACTTGAGTGCTGCCCGTCAGTGGTTTTTCCGCACTCCGGAAAGAGCCCTCGATCAGGCCTATGACGCGGCGCTCATGATTAAGGCGATCGAGGATGAGCACTTTGACGGCCAGCCCATTGCACCTCGCGTCAAGTCTCACGGTGATAATGTCGATGCTTATTTTCAGGCAGAGTTGCGCAAATGCCTGAGCACTGCCCGAGTCCGGCTGGCGGAGTTTCGCGCCAGCCGCTTGTTTATCAACCTTTCGGAAAATGCGCCCACATCGATGGGCCGCACCGGTGCCGTACCGCCGCCAGAGGGCTGGTTTGCTGAGCGATCGCGCGATCGCCCCGCCATCATTCTCGAAAAGCTCCAGTTCATCGATGGCGTTCTGGACCGCTACAGCAGCGCCAAAATCATGACCGTCGAAACCCGGGCCGCGGGCAAGGACGACCCTGCGTCCCGCTCTCTCGTGCCGGTTTCGACCTCGATCCAGCTGGGAGCGGACCAGTCCGTCAGCTCCTATGGCGTAGCGCCCACCCAGCGAGACTCGGCCTCTGGCCAGGGCGATCGCAACGGCGGCGTCTCCAGCAAAACCAGCTTTTTGCCCCGCTCGATTTTGCGCACCATCAACCGCCTGCGCCGCGAGCTCAATCCCCAGGCCGAGGCCGAAGTGGTTCAGAGCTTCCGCAGCTCCAAAGCCAAAACCATCATCTCTTTTCGCTTTGTGCTGTTGATTGTGCTGGTGCCGCTGCTCACCCAGCAGATTGCCAAAAACTTCTTTGTTGGGCCCCTTGTCGATCAGCTGCGGCCCCCCGAAGAGCAGGTTCTGTTTCTCAATCCCCAAATGGAAGCGGAGGCCCTCGAAGAACTCAAGTCCTATGAAGAGAGCCTGCGCTTTTCCTCACTGATTGCTGGGCTGACCAAGGCTCCGAAACTGACCGACATTCAGATTGAAGAAAGCCTAGAGGAAAAAGCCATCGAGATTGCAGAGTCTTTCCGTACTCGCAGCTCTAGCGCCATCAAAAATGTCTTTGCGGACCTGCTGTCCATTGCCTCCTTCGTGGTGGTGGTGATGTCAAGCCAGCGAGAAATCGCCATTGTCAAATCCTTCATGGATGACATCGTCTACGGCTTGAGCGACAGCGCCAAAGCATTCATCATCATTTTGTTTACCGACATTTTTGTGGGCTTCCATTCTCCCCACGGCTGGGAAGTCATCCTGGAAGGCCTGTCACGTCACCTAGGTTTGCCAGAAAGTCACGAGTTTATCTTTCTGTTTATTGCGACCTTCCCAGTGATTTTGGACACCATTTTCAAATACTGGATTTTCCGCTACCTCAACCGGATTTCGCCCTCTGCGGTTGCGACCTACCGCAACATGAACGAGTAG
- a CDS encoding glycosyltransferase family 2 protein, with protein MSDPRISVVICTHNRDMYLGDAIDSLSTQVFADFEIVVIDNASTDRTREVVEARIPDNPRLRYVHEPVLGLNVARNRGVQETQAPIIAYFDDDAIATPQWLQTLWDAFSTNDKLGVAGGKVTLIWPEGFSEPSWLSPGLAGNLGAYDLGPEVRAITDPGQTPRGLNYAIRRRAFEDVGSFSPNLDRVGKNLLSNGELFMTELVLKAGWQVAYLPAAHVKHRVSPDRTTRAWFFQRGWWQGISEYNRELLAQRTGPGQLRRGGERIVRGLYKSLKYMGDPAQQFDNLVYAYGQIGYLTAVIKGLVFGPKLAKRS; from the coding sequence ATGTCAGACCCCCGGATCTCCGTCGTTATCTGCACCCACAACCGAGACATGTACCTCGGTGATGCCATCGATAGCCTCAGCACCCAGGTCTTTGCTGACTTTGAGATTGTGGTCATCGACAATGCTTCTACCGATCGCACCCGTGAGGTCGTCGAGGCCCGCATTCCTGACAATCCCCGTCTGCGCTATGTTCACGAGCCCGTGCTGGGCCTGAACGTGGCTCGCAACCGCGGCGTCCAAGAAACGCAAGCGCCCATTATTGCTTACTTCGACGATGATGCGATCGCCACGCCCCAGTGGCTCCAGACGCTTTGGGACGCTTTCAGCACCAACGACAAGCTCGGCGTCGCCGGAGGCAAGGTCACGCTGATCTGGCCCGAAGGTTTTTCGGAGCCGTCCTGGCTGTCCCCGGGCCTAGCGGGTAACCTGGGCGCCTACGATCTCGGTCCCGAGGTCCGCGCCATCACTGACCCCGGCCAGACGCCGCGCGGCCTCAACTACGCCATTCGGCGGCGGGCCTTTGAAGACGTGGGCAGCTTCAGCCCAAACCTCGATCGCGTGGGCAAAAACCTGCTGTCCAATGGCGAGCTCTTTATGACGGAGCTGGTGCTCAAGGCGGGCTGGCAGGTTGCCTATCTACCCGCTGCCCACGTCAAGCACCGGGTTTCCCCCGATCGCACGACCCGCGCCTGGTTTTTTCAGCGAGGATGGTGGCAGGGCATCAGCGAGTACAACCGCGAGCTGCTCGCCCAGCGCACAGGTCCCGGTCAGCTCCGGCGCGGCGGTGAACGCATCGTTCGGGGGCTATACAAATCCCTCAAGTACATGGGCGACCCGGCTCAGCAGTTCGACAATCTCGTCTATGCCTATGGCCAAATTGGCTATTTGACTGCCGTGATCAAGGGCCTGGTTTTTGGGCCAAAGCTGGCCAAGCGCTCTTGA